A portion of the Leptospira kanakyensis genome contains these proteins:
- a CDS encoding sugar phosphotransferase has translation MVSFLPLMIAILAILSLILHSFYVYSRFGVKDVPNERSLHDVVTKKSGGMFFIPLFLIATLFLLFCPQMGELLPLPADPIQRMDIYLLLAGIFLFCILGLIDDLYHLSPKLRLFLELTLVAVFLYWTNSEITYFHLASIPKFIQIMGLTIFLVFAVNLVNFMDGMDWYLVTTIFLSYFSLAFIFPNFFAVGNFGYSFYLILFVSMFGFIFYNFPKAKLFMGDSGSLALGFFVMALPLFVGKWTEPKSEVWDATYYFYLFPYFWLDGIFILIKRFFQKKHLFSAHREHLYQRITETKLGKIGSLGIFSTLNFTLVCFHFVLKTYGVPNSLILLLLFLFSAFSYGILWIFVPRKNLA, from the coding sequence ATGGTCTCTTTTTTACCTCTTATGATTGCCATTCTCGCGATTCTTAGCCTCATTTTACATTCATTCTATGTCTATTCCCGTTTTGGGGTCAAAGATGTGCCAAACGAACGAAGTCTGCACGACGTGGTCACGAAAAAATCTGGGGGCATGTTTTTTATCCCTCTGTTTCTAATCGCGACTCTTTTTCTCCTCTTTTGCCCGCAAATGGGAGAACTTCTCCCCCTTCCCGCAGATCCAATCCAAAGAATGGACATATATCTTTTGTTAGCTGGCATTTTTCTTTTTTGTATCCTAGGACTCATCGATGATTTGTATCATCTCAGCCCCAAACTTCGATTGTTCTTGGAACTAACCTTAGTGGCCGTTTTTCTTTATTGGACCAATTCAGAGATCACGTATTTTCATTTGGCTTCCATTCCGAAGTTCATACAAATAATGGGTCTTACTATCTTTCTCGTATTTGCAGTGAACCTCGTAAACTTTATGGATGGAATGGATTGGTATTTGGTCACAACCATCTTTTTATCTTATTTTTCTTTGGCCTTTATTTTCCCCAATTTTTTCGCAGTGGGAAACTTTGGTTATAGTTTTTATCTGATTCTTTTTGTTTCCATGTTCGGATTTATATTTTATAATTTTCCAAAAGCAAAACTATTTATGGGAGATAGTGGGTCATTGGCCTTAGGATTTTTTGTAATGGCATTACCTTTGTTTGTTGGGAAATGGACGGAACCAAAATCGGAAGTTTGGGATGCCACATATTATTTTTATCTATTCCCTTATTTCTGGTTGGATGGAATTTTTATTCTCATCAAACGATTTTTCCAAAAGAAACATTTATTCTCAGCACATCGGGAACATCTCTACCAAAGGATCACTGAAACCAAGTTAGGAAAAATTGGGTCATTAGGTATTTTTTCAACCCTCAACTTCACCTTAGTTTGTTTCCATTTTGTATTAAAAACCTATGGTGTTCCCAACAGTTTGATTCTTCTCCTTCTCTTTTTGTTTTCTGCCTTTAGTTATGGTATCCTCTGGATCTTTGTACCCAGAAAAAACCTTGCATAA
- a CDS encoding DUF368 domain-containing protein, whose amino-acid sequence MPLSKKEILFCLLNGFLIGIANLIPGVSGGTFALILGLYDRLITAITSLNLDTIKVSLALVFGFWKEDVRQRFAAEMKRIDFWFLVFLGIGLLLSVISGAKLIQFLLQNHPQATLALFIGLIFPSLAVPYKLIEKHSFFVWLFLIPGILLTIVPSFFMGDTTGSENPLIAFLTGAIAISAMILPGISGSYIMLVLGEYQIVIGKLSTILEPSSIVFLGAFAIGCLLGLLIFTHFVKWLFVKYKSHTMTFLLGLILGSFFILWPFKDYANGQSIVGRSGEVKRDIQIATAKNVLPKDFEEAQIPLAALVFGLVLGFGLNKLESLQEKK is encoded by the coding sequence ATGCCTCTATCGAAAAAAGAAATTTTATTCTGCCTTCTCAATGGCTTTCTCATCGGGATTGCCAACCTCATTCCCGGTGTTTCCGGAGGGACTTTTGCACTCATCCTCGGGTTATATGACAGGCTCATCACTGCCATCACTTCTCTAAACCTAGATACCATCAAAGTTTCACTCGCATTAGTGTTTGGATTTTGGAAAGAAGATGTAAGACAACGTTTTGCAGCAGAAATGAAACGAATCGATTTTTGGTTCCTTGTGTTCCTGGGAATTGGTCTTTTACTTTCTGTGATCTCTGGTGCGAAACTCATTCAGTTTTTACTCCAAAACCATCCACAAGCAACACTTGCACTTTTTATTGGACTGATCTTCCCTTCCCTAGCCGTTCCTTACAAACTCATCGAAAAACATAGTTTCTTTGTATGGTTATTTCTCATTCCGGGAATCCTCCTTACCATTGTTCCTAGTTTCTTTATGGGAGATACAACAGGTTCTGAAAATCCTTTGATTGCATTTTTAACAGGAGCCATTGCGATTTCAGCCATGATTCTTCCCGGAATCTCGGGATCCTACATCATGCTTGTGTTAGGTGAATATCAGATTGTGATTGGAAAACTTTCTACCATCCTCGAACCAAGTTCTATTGTTTTCCTCGGAGCTTTTGCGATTGGATGTTTACTGGGACTTCTTATTTTCACTCATTTTGTAAAATGGTTATTTGTAAAATATAAGTCGCACACAATGACTTTCCTCCTTGGCCTCATCCTCGGATCATTTTTTATCCTTTGGCCTTTCAAAGATTATGCAAATGGTCAATCCATTGTTGGTAGATCAGGCGAAGTGAAACGAGACATCCAAATTGCGACGGCAAAGAATGTTTTGCCTAAAGATTTTGAAGAAGCACAAATCCCACTCGCAGCCCTTGTTTTTGGACTGGTTCTTGGATTTGGTCTGAACAAATTGGAATCCTTACAAGAGAAAAAGTAA
- the dapA gene encoding 4-hydroxy-tetrahydrodipicolinate synthase, whose translation MFQGVYTAVITPFRQGKIDYDSYFKILENQIRSGVAGVVPCGTTGESPTLSYEEHKELIQKTVKVVAGKIQVIAGTGSNSTKEAIELTESACADGVDGILSVNPYYNKPTQEGMFRHFTEIANVSSKPVILYNIPGRTNVNLLPETVARLSAHPQIAAIKEATGDLGQMAKVIAATPSDFDLLSGDDNLTLPVLSIGGRGVVSVVSNLFPRACVDMVSLYLRGDLEASKKIYYKLLPVFINAFIETNPIPIKAAMSWFGYCENELRLPMTSLSEGSPADAFKKTVFQLKEEGIV comes from the coding sequence ATGTTTCAGGGCGTTTATACCGCGGTCATCACCCCCTTCCGCCAGGGGAAAATCGATTATGATAGTTATTTTAAAATCCTAGAAAACCAGATCCGCTCCGGCGTGGCGGGTGTGGTTCCTTGTGGGACAACGGGAGAATCTCCTACCCTTTCTTACGAGGAACATAAGGAACTCATCCAAAAGACCGTAAAAGTTGTCGCCGGAAAAATCCAAGTCATTGCAGGCACTGGCTCTAATTCCACAAAAGAGGCCATTGAACTCACTGAGTCTGCTTGCGCGGATGGAGTGGATGGAATTCTTTCCGTGAATCCTTATTACAACAAACCCACTCAGGAAGGGATGTTTCGTCATTTTACAGAAATTGCTAATGTATCTTCCAAACCGGTGATATTGTACAACATTCCAGGAAGAACCAATGTGAATTTACTTCCTGAGACGGTAGCAAGGCTTTCGGCTCACCCACAAATCGCCGCCATCAAAGAAGCAACTGGTGATTTGGGTCAAATGGCAAAGGTCATTGCCGCTACACCGTCTGACTTTGATTTGTTGTCTGGTGATGATAACCTAACTTTGCCAGTTTTATCCATTGGTGGCAGGGGAGTTGTTTCTGTAGTCTCCAATCTTTTTCCACGCGCTTGTGTGGATATGGTCTCACTATACTTACGCGGTGACCTAGAAGCATCTAAAAAGATTTATTACAAACTCCTTCCTGTGTTTATCAATGCCTTCATTGAAACCAATCCCATCCCCATCAAAGCGGCCATGAGTTGGTTTGGGTATTGTGAAAATGAACTTCGTCTTCCAATGACTTCTTTGTCCGAAGGTTCTCCTGCAGATGCTTTCAAAAAAACAGTATTCCAACTCAAAGAGGAAGGCATTGTCTAA